The proteins below come from a single Acanthopagrus latus isolate v.2019 chromosome 4, fAcaLat1.1, whole genome shotgun sequence genomic window:
- the tex9 gene encoding testis-expressed protein 9 — protein sequence MAGRSCVKNVRPPQPVVSQPKKRLSSSSKAEKSKRAEERAQFKSASAPAKKDTDDLFAKEEQYKLMNAELEAKTADLVRQAEQLMREHSEVLSKPLSTVQFTDIEDEENSRIIKSRQATVQDPSVKALTKKRGTSTSEQMGTGKQGKEPPWKTQTPKVSHADDSEAVEDSADFFLAKTIRSMEEKMNNTVTHENVEDDTGEYVGSGISDAQIRVLKAKLRIMQEELDQLTNEYYKKDDENAKLSAKIKELEEDRARLQKTTSIQQTQIEKHRALAEESGKKCVGLQVQVSALHKEIENLNRSHKQAAAVHGSVEVRLNRALEEVERLKTQLSKMKQTNKDKISEEHQSKENLLAENKILKKQKAELIVGFKKQLRLIDILKRQKMHFEAAKLLSFTEDEFMKALDWGKS from the exons ATGGCTGGAAGAagttgtgttaaaaatgtccgTCCGCCTCAGCCCGTCGTCTCGCAG CCCAAGAAACGGCTGTCCTCTTCCAGTAAGGCTGAGAAGTCGAAGAGGGCTGAAGAGCGAGCGCAATTCAAATCAGCTTCTGCTCCAGCAAAAAAGGACACAGATGACCTGTTTGCTAAGGAAGAACAATACAA ACTCATGAATGCAGAGCTGGAAGCCAAAACAGCAGATCTAGTGAGGCAAGCAGAGCAACTTATG AGAGAACACAGTGAAGTTCTGTCAAAACCTTTATCCACCGTCCAGTTCACCGACATCGAGGATGAAGAGAATTCAAG GATAATAAAGTCTCGCCAGGCCACTGTACAGGATCCCAGTGTAAAG GCGCTGACCAAAAAAAGGGGAACATCAACATCAGAACAGATGGGTACTGGAAAACAAGGGAAAGAGCCCCCATGGAAAACACA AACTCCAAAGGTGTCTCATGCGGATGATTCAGAAGCTGTAGAAGACTCGGCTGACTTTTTCCTGGCAAAGACGATACGTAGcatggaggagaagatgaacAACACAGTCACTCATGAGAATGTTGAGGATGATACTGGAGAATATGTAGGATCAG GCATTTCAGACGCTCAGATAAGAGTTTTGAAGGCAAAACTACGGATTATGCAGGAGGAACTGGATCAACTCACAAATGAATATTATAAGAAG GATGATGAAAACGCCAAGCTCAGTGCAAAAATTAAAGAGCTTGAGGAGGATCGAGCCAGGCTGCAGAAAACAACGagcatccagcagacacagattGAGAAGCACAGAGCGTTAGCAGAGGAGTCTGGCAAAAAATGTGTCGGTCTTCAAGTGCAAGTGTCTGCTTTACACAAG GAAATAGAGAACCTGAATAGATCTCACAAACAAGCAGCAGCCGTCCATGGCTCTGTGGAGGTCCGTCTGAACAGAGCcttggaggaggtggagaggttAAAGACTCAACTGAGCAAGATGAAGCAGACGAACAAG GACAAGATAAGCGAGGAACACCAGAGTAAAGAAAATCTACTTGCTGAAAACAAAAttctgaaaaaacagaaagccgAGCTCATCGTGGGTTTCAAGAAACAGCTCAGGCTGATTGACATTCTCAAAAGACAAAAG atgcattTTGAAGCTGCCAAGCTGCTGTCATTCACAGAAGACGAGTTCATGAAAGCTCTGGACTGGGGGAAGTCATAA
- the LOC119018037 gene encoding DNA-binding protein RFX7-like yields MAEEDPQQQPDRGARTLPGLLPGLQGAEASALQLRIKNSICKSVQSKVENILQDVEKFSDIEKLYLYLKLPSGPSSNTEKSDQSALSSSRTQQMHAFNWIRNHLEEYPETSLPKQEVYDEYKSFCDNLNYHPLSAADFGKMMKNVFPNMKARRLGMRGKSKYCYSGLRKRPFVHMPSLPTLDMHKTGDGLQCDVLDTAGQLSSIQEDVRFAACDLVCEWAQKVLKRQFDDVEDLARFLIDSHYISNKSLAALTITTGTATEVNTPQSVSAFVPTAEAHSFQPHVTTLSSPSVDAKQQLQRKIQRKQQEQKLHSPSPGEGQTKRADDGVPCASPTPPSPQTTIGIVVAAVPSPITVQRSRQLMSPSPMGTVENKMLPLNFQMLTQPVQAVKQSPKPPQNILTSPMGERTARQRYAQILPKPSAATAITLRSPSTMIIGNNPIKTVMTTCHVSPVSLVKMTAISLAPTGSNTTTSSLRPASAGISNSAVAEDVSCNQSTRSTSAVPILAPVARPVQAVNTPNIDVEMEVEAIHKNSQMQNSSSLILTQGAMTNKAGGAVQRAASVPIPQTRGFLSLEETPSTNCSGRSCSSTHTVAATESSDDSIDNTSTLHLTPCNQNTSAVSLLNTIRTPSCGEGSSGTSVKEGFLSTKSLRKRSSLSPDFSPVKRVFMPQQSVEGAAGSGYGIRNTVSNIQRPGAPTRPESAPVSREVETKMNSSTQVHALCTSSFRASGFYSVAKTQGSMQRKNTSTVVETGTSVSHALIQQHQGHTLASVNNNPGLQQHSGVSDVRSSTTGSLEGVQQQTYTQSNLATESLEFFNQASSSSQLPMQTDTDYFPFDDDVTQDSIVEELVQMEEQMKLNNMQEFGGCVTLQGQQALMPDNVTSTNQTMTAFYNAANNNAIHTPTPTPTPTPTSEMMGGAQGLTGESPCSRITSTTPVDSALGSSRHTPVGTPLSNCSSNVPPSPVECRNPFAFTPINSSITGFHDGSTVSSSPVKPMQRPMATHPDKTRLEWMNNSYNSSSSGSLNKASSGMGILPSYQGLIGDNFQKPHAFAVPHARHHDSHFGRLTPISPVQQQVSSMAKQEGFAVPAPLDNKTTNSPATTSRCRSVSPAVHQRNLNTGNLPYIPRSVVSPFNSPVMPEMLNIFANSQTNLRVSSMAQRSHSVPLNVMMQTEVLPTPGQQCNGKNITNVLLNKLDGDQDDTVRGLGINNLPSSYTARMNLTQVLESDPNLSYSDNQLGLMSSESTSKMQRPNYLMENAMNEQMILSAGDSRASGEQRGHQAQSMLLSLSSQQHQEELQQHQQLDFSHTVKDLLMDNSLTAGNHLMEQVTELTTGGADFPCEIRMTSEISSSINDLNALDTNLLFDPNQQQGQYQNTAAEEELANDVLFQQITSEAAHSSGLDWLENKDHPTVGLMG; encoded by the exons ATGGCCGAGGAGGACCCCCAGCAGCAGCCGGACCGCGGGGCGAGGACGCTTCCCGGCCTGCTCCCCGGGCTGCAGGGAGCTGAGGCCAGTGCGCTGCAGCTCAGGATCAAGAACTCCATCTG CAAATCTGTTCAATCGAAAGTGGAAAACATTCTG CAAGATGTGGAGAAGTTCTCAGACATTGAAAAGCTCTACCTCTACCTTAAGTTGCCTTCTGGTCCGAGCAGTAACACTGAGAAAAG TGACCAGAGTGCCCTGTCATCGAGCCGCACACAGCAGATGCATGCGTTCAACTGGATCCGCAATCATTTAGAGGAATACCCAGAAACCTCTCTCCCCAAACAGGAGGTCTATGATGAATACAA GAGCTTCTGTGACAATCTGAACTACCACCCGCTGAGTGCTGCAGACTTTggcaaaatgatgaaaaatgtcttcCCGAACATGAAGGCGCGTCGACTTGGCATGAGAGGGAAATCTAA ATATTGCTATAGTGGACTAAGGAAGAGGCCCTTTGTTCACATGCCATCTTTACCAACTTTGGATATGCATAAAACAGGCGACGGA CTCCAGTGTGATGTCTTAGACACAGCAGGCCAGCTGAGCAGCATACAGGAGGACGTGCGGTTTGCAGCCTGTGATCTGGTGTGCGAGTGGGCCCAGAAGGTGCTGAAACGACAGTTTGATGACGTGGAAGACTTGGCTCGCTTCCTAATTGACAGCCATTACATCAGCAACAAGTCTTTGGCAGCGCTCACTATTACAACTGGCACTGCAACAG aGGTGAACACTCCACAGTCGGTCTCAGCATTCGTCCCCACCGCCGAGGCTCACTCCTTCCAGCCTCATGTGACCACCCTGTCTTCACCTTCTGTCGATGCgaagcagcagctccagaggaagatCCAGAGGAAACAACAAGAGCAGAAGCTGCACTCACCTTCACCTGGAGAGGGACAAACTAAGAGGGCTGACGACGGTGTGCCTTGTGCCAGCCCCACTCCTCCGTCTCCTCAGACAACCATCGGCATTGTGGTCGCAGCGGTCCCAAGCCCCATCACG gtACAGAGAAGCCGGCAGCTGATGTCGCCCAGCCCAATGGGAACAGTAGAGAACAAAATGCTGCCACTTAACTTCCAGATGTTGACACAGCCAGTTCAGGCAGTGAAACAGAGCCCCAAACCCCCACAAAATATTCTAACCAGTCCCATGGGAGAACGCACTGCTCGGCAACGATATGCGCAAATTCTGCCCAAACCTTCGGCTGCGACTGCCATCACCTTGCGCTCGCCCTCCACCATGATCATCGGCAACAACCCCATTAAGACTGTGATGACTACATGTCATGTCAGCCCAGTCAGCTTGGTGAAGATGACAGCCATATCACTTGCACCCACCGGCAGCAATACCACCACTTCCTCTCTGCGGCCGGCTTCTGCAGGCATCAGCAACTCCGCAGTTGCGGAAGATGTCAGCTGCAATCAAAGCACGAGGAGCACTTCTGCAGTCCCCATTCTGGCCCCGGTGGCCAGGCCGGTGCAGGCTGTTAATACCCCTAACATCGATGTTGAAATGGAAGTTGAAGCTATACATAAAAACAGCCAAATGCAAAATTCTAGTAGTCTGATTTTGACCCAAGGGGCAATGACAAACAAGGCTGGAGGCGCCGTGCAGAGGGCTGCCAGTGTGCCCATACCTCAGACGAGAGGCTTCCTGAGTCTGGAGGAAACACCCAGCACTAATTGCAGTGGAAGGTCCTGCTCAAGCACTCACACTGTGGCAGCCACTGAAAGCAGCGATGATAGCATTGATAATACAAGCACTTTGCACTTAACTCCCTGCAATCAGAATACAAGTGCTGTTTCTTTACTCAACACCATCAGAACACCTTCATGTGGGGAGGGCAGCAGTGGAACATCAGTAAAGGAAGGTTTCCTGTCCACTAAGAGCCTCAGGAAACGCTCAAGCCTCAGTCCTGACTTTTCACCGGTCAAAAGGGTTTTTATGCCCCAGCAGTCAGTAGAGGGAGCTGCTGGGTCTGGATATGGGATCAGAAACACGGTCAGCAACATCCAAAGACCAGGAGCTCCTACCAGACCTGAAAGTGCACCAGTGTCGAGGGAGGTAGAGACGAAAATGAACTCGTCCACTCAAGTCCATGCACTCTGCACCTCCTCTTTCAGAGCCAGTGGTTTCTACTCTGTTGCCAAAACACAGGGCTCAATGCAAAGGAAAAATACCTCCACTGTTGTGGAAACTGGCACCTCGGTCAGTCACGCATTAATACAGCAACACCAGGGGCACACATTGGCTAGTGTGAATAATAACCCTGGCCTCCAACAACACTCAGGCGTGAGCGATGTGAGGAGTTCAACCACGGGGAGCCTGGAAGGAGTGCAGCAGCAGACCTACACTCAGTCCAACCTGGCGACTGAATCCTTGGAATTTTTCAATCAAGCGTCGTCGTCGAGCCAGCTCCCTATGCAGACGGATACAGACTACTTTCCCTTTGACGATGACGTGACTCAGGACAGCATTGTGGAAGAGCTGGtgcagatggaggagcagaTGAAACTCAACAACATGCAGGAGTTCGGAGGCTGTGTCACGCTGCAAGGCCAACAGGCGCTGATGCCAGATAATGTAACGTCAACTAATCAGACCATGACTGCTTTCTATAATGCCGCAAACAACAACGCGATCCACACTCCAACGCCGACGCCCACTCCTACACCCACATCAGAAATGATGGGAGGAGCCCAAGGTCTCACCGGAGAGAGCCCCTGCTCCCGCATCACCTCCACAACCCCAGTGGACAGTGCGCTGGGAAGCAGTCGTCACACCCCAGTTGGTACTCCACTGTCTAACTGCAGCAGCAACGTGCCTCCCAGTCCAGTGGAGTGCAGAAACCCGTTTGCATTCACACCCATCAACTCCAGCATCACTGGTTTTCATGACGGCAGCACCGTCTCCAGCAGCCCCGTCAAGCCCATGCAGAGACCGATGGCCACCCATCCCGACAAGACTCGGCTGGAGTGGATGAACAACagctacaacagcagcagcagtgggagcTTGAACAAGGCAAGCAGTGGAATGGGAATCCTCCCCAGCTATCAAGGCCTCATAGGTGATAATTTTCAAAAGCCTCATGCCTTCGCTGTCCCTCATGCACGCCACCACGACAGCCATTTTGGCCGCTTGACTCCTATCTCgccagtgcagcagcaggtgtctAGCATGGCCAAGCAGGAGGGTTTTGCTGTGCCTGCCCCTCTGGATAATAAAACCACCAACTCGCCTGCTACGACTTCTCGATGTCGCAGCGTAAGCCCTGCTGTGCATCAGAGGAATCTGAACACAGGAAACCTTCCTTACATCCCTCGATCAGTAGTGTCCCCTTTCAACTCACCTGTGATGCCCGAGATGTTAAACATCTTTGCAAACAGCCAGACAAATCTCAGGGTGAGCAGCATGGCTCAGAGGAGCCATTCTGTGCCGCTCAACGTCATGATGCAAACTGAGGTCCTGCCCACGCCGGGCCAACAATGCAATGGCAAGAACATCACCAATGTCCTTCTGAACAAGCTAGATGGGGACCAGGATGACACCGTCCGGGGTCTCGGCATCAATAATTTACCCTCCAGCTACACTGCACGCATGAACCTCACCCAGGTCCTGGAGTCTGACCCCAACCTCTCCTACAGTGACAACCAGCTCGGCCTGATGTCCTCCGAATCCACCAGCAAGATGCAGAGGCCAAATTACCTCATGGAAAATGCTATGAACGAACAAATGATTCTCTCAGCAGGTGACAGCAGAGCCTCTGGAGAGCAGCGTGGGCATCAGGCCCAGTCTATGCTGTTGTCTTTGAGTTCACAGCAGCATCaagaagagctgcagcagcaccagcagttGGACTTCAGCCACACTGTGAAAG